Proteins from a genomic interval of Indicator indicator isolate 239-I01 chromosome 1, UM_Iind_1.1, whole genome shotgun sequence:
- the FAM162A gene encoding protein FAM162A, whose product MWGRAGGGVKLLGRNIPSVLRMTKEVDLKISRRLCIKPQEESNLQPRSGSTLRVPGHKPTDWEKRFLLWAGSFKKPEDIPETVSIETIRAAKTTLRVKFSYVMIAVTILGCVVMVIRGKQAMKRHETLTSINLEKKAHWREEVTESTSAK is encoded by the exons ATGTGGGGCCGCGCTG gtggGGGTGTTAAactgctgggaagaaatattcCCTCAGTACTGAGGATGACTAAAGAAGTAGATCTGAAGATAAGCAGAAGGCTTTGCATTAAGCCCCAGGAAGAAAGTAATCTTCAGCCAAGAA gtggGTCTACTTTGAGGGTGCCTGGACACAAGCCGACAGACTGGGAGAAAAGATTTTTGTTGTGGGCAGGCAGTTTCAAAAAGCCAGAGGATATACCAGAGACAGTCTC GATTGAAACAATCAGAGCAGCGAAGACCACACTGCGGGTGAAGTTCAGCTACGTAATGATTGCCGTGACAATATTGGGATGCGTAGTCATGGTGATCAGAGGGAAGCAG GCTATGAAAAGGCACGAAACTCTTACCAGCATAAACTTGGAGAAGAAAGCTCACTGGAGAGAGGAAGTTACTGAGAGTACATCTGCTAAATGA
- the MIX23 gene encoding protein MIX23, whose product MAAPSTAASCEDFAEFQELLRVMRTIDDRIVHELNTTIPTASFVGKIDAGQTCKELYQSLMDAHTSRERIIKNCIAQTSSVVKTLREEREKAQDDVALLKQLRKEQTKLKLMQSELNVEEVVNDRSWKVFNERCRIHYKPPKSQ is encoded by the exons ATGGCGGCGCCCAGCACGGCGGCGAGCTGTGAGGACTTCGCCGAGTTCCAG GAGTTGCTCAGGGTGATGAGGACAATTGATGACAGAATCGTCCACGAATTAAACACTACAATCCCAACAGCTTCTTTTGTGGGGAAAATTGATGCCGGCCAGACATGCAAAGAGCTCTATCAGTCT TTGATGGATGCTCACACCAGCAGAGAGAGAATCATCAAAAACTGCATTGCTCAGACATCCAGTGTAGTGAAGACtctcagagaagagagagaaaaagctcAGGATGATGTAGCATTATTAAAGCAACTCAGGAAAGAGCAAACAAAG TTGAAATTGATGCAGTCGGAGCTGAATGTTGAAGAAGTGGTAAACGACAGAAGCTGGAAG GTATTTAATGAGCGTTGCCGAATTCACTACAAGCCTCCGAAGAGTCAATGA